The Bradyrhizobium sp. WSM471 genome includes the window GCCGGCCGCGGTGGAAAACCTCCCGCTCTGTGGAAAACCTCCCGCTCTGCGGCCTTTTGGCACGTTAAATGCTTGGAAAGGGTCGGCCGATGTTGGCCGGGTAAACAATCGTGCGGGGGCCTGCGGCCCCCACCTTTCGCATCATCTACAGAGAGGCTCAATGACCAAGTATAAGCTCGAGTACATCTGGCTCGACGGATATACGCCGACTCCGAACTTGCGCGGCAAAACTCAGATCAAGGAATTCGCGTCGTTCCCGACGCTCGAGCAGCTTCCGCTCTGGGGCTTCGATGGCTCCTCCACCCAGCAGGCTGAAGGCCACAGCTCCGATTGCGTGCTGAAGCCGGTCGCGGTGTTCCCGGATGGCGCCCGCACCAACGGCGTGCTCGTGATGTGCGAAGTCATGATGCCCGACGGCAAGACCCCGCACTCGACTAACAAGCGCGCCACCATCCTCGACGATGCCGGCGCCTGGTTCGGCTTCGAGCAGGAATACTTCTTCTACAAGGACGGCCGTCCGCTCGGCTTCCCGGCCTCCGGCTATCCGGCGCCCCAGGGTCCGTACTACACCGGCGTCGGCTTCTCGAACGTCGGCGACGTCGCCCGCAAGATCGTCGAAGAGCATCTCGACCTCTGCCTGGCCGCCGGCATCAACCATGAAGGCATCAACGCGGAAGTCGCGAAGGGCCAGTGGGAATTCCAGATCTTCGGCAAAGGCTCCAAGAAGGCCGCTGACGAAATGTGGATGGCCCGTTACCTGATGCTGCGCCTGACCGAGAAGTACGGCATCGACATCGAGTTCCACTGCAAGCCGCTGGGCGACACCGACTGGAACGGCTCCGGCATGCACGCCAATTTCTCGACCG containing:
- a CDS encoding glutamine synthetase beta-grasp domain-containing protein — translated: MTKYKLEYIWLDGYTPTPNLRGKTQIKEFASFPTLEQLPLWGFDGSSTQQAEGHSSDCVLKPVAVFPDGARTNGVLVMCEVMMPDGKTPHSTNKRATILDDAGAWFGFEQEYFFYKDGRPLGFPASGYPAPQGPYYTGVGFSNVGDVARKIVEEHLDLCLAAGINHEGINAEVAKGQWEFQIFGKGSKKAADEMWMARYLMLRLTEKYGIDIEFHCKPLGDTDWNGSGMHANFSTEYMRTVGGKEYFEALMAAFDKNLMDHIAVYGPDNDKRLTGKHETAPWNKFSYGIADRGASIRVPHSFVNNGYKGYLEDRRPNSQGDPYQIASQILKTIESVPADKKAAA